The Candidatus Accumulibacter similis genome has a segment encoding these proteins:
- a CDS encoding glutamate--cysteine ligase, producing the protein MSQPIADFKQSQPLNLGVELELQLVSGRDFDLTRGATDLLASMDYDGRFGEIKLEITESMIEISTLPQTLVDGIAADLVGLRQALVNQCARNHIAVCGGGTHPFHRWAERRICPGDRFDEIYHRYGYLAKQFTVFGQHIHVGCSSGDDAIWLTQALGPYVPVFIALSASSPFVDGEDTFFQSARLNAVSAFPLSGQCPELRDWEDFMEHFSFLQACGIARSIKDLYWDIRPKPEFGTVEIRVCDTPLTVERAAALAALAQALVRHLLRTRPVLDTPRHLHVARYNKFQACRYGYEAQLSDPIGRRQVPLRQVASELLAALAEDARALGCSGWLELLDASLASDLSDAKWLRRRQAIRRNLNDVVRETAMRFGKSGSMNLAEDPG; encoded by the coding sequence ATGAGCCAGCCAATCGCCGATTTCAAGCAGAGCCAACCGCTGAACCTGGGGGTCGAGCTTGAGTTGCAGTTGGTTTCCGGGCGCGATTTCGACCTGACGCGCGGCGCGACCGATCTGCTTGCCAGCATGGACTACGATGGCCGCTTCGGTGAGATCAAGCTCGAAATCACCGAAAGCATGATCGAGATCAGCACTTTGCCGCAGACGCTCGTCGATGGCATCGCTGCGGATTTGGTCGGCCTGCGACAAGCGCTCGTCAATCAGTGCGCGCGCAACCATATCGCCGTCTGTGGTGGCGGCACGCATCCATTCCATCGCTGGGCGGAGCGCCGGATCTGTCCGGGTGACCGCTTCGACGAGATCTACCATCGCTACGGCTACCTCGCGAAGCAGTTCACCGTCTTTGGTCAGCACATCCATGTCGGCTGCTCGTCGGGTGACGACGCGATCTGGTTGACGCAAGCCCTGGGACCCTATGTACCCGTTTTCATCGCACTATCGGCCTCGTCGCCCTTCGTCGATGGCGAAGACACGTTCTTCCAGTCCGCTCGCCTGAACGCGGTCTCGGCCTTCCCGTTGAGCGGGCAATGCCCGGAGTTGCGCGACTGGGAAGACTTCATGGAGCACTTTTCCTTTCTGCAGGCCTGCGGTATCGCTCGCAGTATCAAGGACCTCTACTGGGATATCCGTCCCAAGCCGGAATTTGGCACCGTGGAAATCCGCGTCTGTGACACGCCACTGACCGTCGAGCGAGCTGCGGCACTGGCCGCCCTGGCACAAGCCTTGGTGCGTCACCTCCTGCGGACCCGTCCGGTGCTCGACACGCCACGGCATCTGCACGTCGCCCGCTACAACAAGTTTCAGGCTTGCCGCTATGGTTACGAAGCCCAGCTCTCTGATCCGATCGGCCGGCGGCAGGTGCCGCTGCGGCAGGTTGCCAGTGAACTGCTCGCCGCGCTGGCCGAGGATGCGCGTGCGCTTGGCTGTTCCGGATGGCTCGAGCTTCTCGACGCTTCGCTGGCCAGCGACCTTTCCGACGCCAAGTGGCTGCGCAGGCGTCAGGCCATCCGCAGAAACCTGAACGACGTCGTTCGTGAGACGGCCATGCGCTTTGGCAAGAGTGGGAGCATGAATCTCGCCGAGGATCCAGGATGA
- a CDS encoding cation:proton antiporter, whose translation MIDDIVSPARAAWEDLQERLFFLPPFPDAVDSLALFSLLLVIGLLVGEWLRARWGWPKVIGYVLAGTVFGPSVLGWISIEALAQTRPIADAALGLLMLEIGRQLDLRWLGQNRELLRAALAEISLSFTAIFLFAWGVVGLIPAWAAAAAAVTMASAPAVVLLIVEESSAQGQVTERIVIHTALSAAASFVVFAVVVGVVHAEYSNDWLNAVLHPFWVVVGALIIAWAMALLALLVASRLPKRSLAQVFILVATALLAVGTARMLAVPVFLTLFVMGAILSFSDQERTLSYTNLPEGHWLLAIILFVVVGASLPWQDFTWLIGLQAVGLLLVRAVAKVAAVAWAGDGLGVAGRRVLVGIGIQPLSATAVFMAYEIAGLYPEIGRSSLSLPLFAAAIMELAGPALCRFALVRAGESAPADNSREGVA comes from the coding sequence ATGATCGACGATATCGTGTCGCCGGCAAGGGCTGCCTGGGAGGATCTGCAGGAGCGTCTGTTCTTTCTGCCACCATTCCCGGATGCAGTCGATTCCCTGGCCTTGTTCAGCTTGCTGCTGGTGATCGGTCTGCTGGTCGGCGAGTGGCTGCGCGCCCGATGGGGCTGGCCGAAGGTCATCGGCTACGTGCTGGCTGGGACGGTATTCGGGCCATCGGTGCTCGGCTGGATAAGCATCGAAGCGCTGGCACAGACACGACCGATTGCCGATGCCGCGCTCGGACTCCTGATGCTCGAGATCGGGCGACAGCTCGATCTGCGCTGGCTCGGTCAGAACCGCGAGCTGCTCAGGGCGGCGCTTGCCGAGATCAGCCTGTCCTTCACGGCCATCTTCCTCTTCGCTTGGGGAGTCGTCGGGCTGATACCGGCATGGGCGGCCGCAGCGGCGGCCGTCACCATGGCCTCCGCTCCGGCAGTAGTCTTGCTGATCGTCGAGGAATCCAGCGCGCAGGGGCAGGTCACCGAACGAATCGTCATCCACACTGCCCTGAGCGCTGCGGCGTCGTTCGTCGTCTTTGCCGTCGTCGTCGGCGTGGTCCATGCAGAATACAGCAACGACTGGCTCAATGCCGTGCTGCATCCCTTTTGGGTCGTGGTGGGTGCGTTGATCATCGCCTGGGCGATGGCCCTTCTCGCGCTGTTGGTCGCCTCCCGGTTGCCCAAGCGCTCGCTGGCACAGGTCTTCATCCTCGTGGCCACGGCCTTGCTCGCCGTCGGCACTGCCCGCATGCTGGCGGTACCGGTCTTTCTGACGCTTTTCGTGATGGGGGCGATCCTGTCGTTCAGCGATCAAGAGCGAACGCTCAGCTACACCAACCTGCCGGAAGGGCACTGGTTGCTGGCCATCATCCTGTTCGTCGTCGTCGGCGCATCGCTGCCCTGGCAGGACTTCACCTGGCTGATCGGACTCCAGGCGGTTGGTCTGTTGCTGGTTCGGGCAGTAGCGAAGGTGGCCGCAGTCGCCTGGGCGGGCGACGGCCTTGGCGTGGCCGGAAGGCGGGTTCTGGTGGGAATCGGCATCCAGCCACTGTCTGCAACAGCCGTCTTCATGGCCTACGAAATCGCCGGACTCTATCCGGAAATTGGCCGTTCCTCGCTGTCCTTGCCGTTGTTCGCGGCCGCGATCATGGAACTTGCCGGCCCTGCGCTTTGCCGTTTCGCCTTGGTGCGAGCCGGCGAGAGCGCGCCAGCGGACAACAGCAGGGAAGGAGTGGCATGA
- a CDS encoding type 1 glutamine amidotransferase: MSRRPLRIGLSARIYHPVAGATGLQSKSLQYLEQSVAHWVMSRDVMVFMIPAVSGDAIVHRSSIRLSDYPEYLDGLILQGGADVSPQSYGEEPLHPDWAGDRVRDAYEMELLHEFMEEGKAVLGICRGAQLINVALGGTLYQDIATQVETAAEHVHGDYDRHSHAVEWATSSGLAKLYPGQTGGQVVSIHHQAIRALGRDLRVEARSSGDGLIEAIRLQGRPYVLGLQWHPEFHPPGSENLLDCTPILDEFLAAARGRFW, from the coding sequence ATGAGCAGACGGCCCCTGCGTATTGGTCTTTCCGCACGCATCTACCATCCGGTAGCCGGCGCGACGGGTCTGCAGTCGAAGTCCCTGCAGTATCTCGAACAATCGGTGGCGCACTGGGTGATGTCGCGTGACGTGATGGTCTTCATGATCCCGGCGGTCAGTGGCGATGCCATCGTTCATCGCAGCAGCATCCGCCTTTCGGACTACCCTGAATATCTCGATGGCCTGATCCTGCAAGGGGGTGCAGATGTCAGCCCGCAAAGCTATGGCGAGGAGCCGCTGCACCCGGATTGGGCTGGCGATCGGGTTCGCGACGCCTACGAAATGGAGCTTCTCCACGAATTCATGGAAGAGGGAAAGGCGGTCCTCGGCATTTGTCGCGGCGCCCAACTGATCAATGTTGCGCTTGGCGGGACACTCTACCAGGACATCGCGACACAGGTCGAAACGGCGGCCGAGCATGTGCATGGGGACTACGACCGGCACAGCCATGCCGTCGAGTGGGCCACCAGCTCCGGCTTGGCGAAGCTCTATCCGGGCCAGACCGGCGGGCAGGTGGTGTCGATACATCATCAGGCGATCAGGGCTTTGGGTCGGGATCTGCGGGTCGAAGCGCGCAGCAGCGGTGACGGCCTGATCGAGGCCATCCGTCTGCAGGGCAGGCCGTACGTTCTGGGTCTGCAGTGGCACCCGGAGTTCCATCCACCTGGTAGCGAGAATCTGCTGGACTGCACACCGATACTGGACGAATTTCTCGCTGCCGCCCGCGGCCGATTCTGGTGA